The Helicobacter pylori genome includes a window with the following:
- a CDS encoding vacuolating cytotoxin domain-containing protein, whose protein sequence is MAFKKAGLISKFISKGSFKLNKISKKIFKLNLILKREKPLKCHKKTKSIKKPFNQNKSFLKASVLLIGALGGLSHLRASECRYWSWSSWGYHDNIESGSNSPTHNSYCLFSSAQGSGTYYLNTLTTYSTGEASFTQKFNNGTLDVGGNIRFGGTGVNGGDVGYITGTYDAQTINFNSSRITTGNSFSTGGGATLNFNATNHITINQASFDNSDAGTQHSYMNFSGSNINVSSSSFTDDTNGGFSFSGNGTNSNLSFDKTNFNQGTYKFTNSANLNFNSSTFNQGTYNFNSAQSTFNNDTFNQGTYNFNASKVSFSGANTLNSSSPFASLKGSVSFGSGAIFNLNQTLNSNQTYDILTTNGTIQYGVYQSYLWDLINYKGDKAISHVEVGSNTYDVTFDINGQDETLQETFNNQSIITQFLGDDLQQQAQQTYQEDLTNSQSTLNNAASDSKIANSDTDYTTNKNATIATDAQNLENTNQQIAKDQQVLEQDLDKLNQLANSKTGFNEQAFNTAQKQEQQDLKTLQNDENAFNTEQEGLEQAIANAKPTSPTPTPTKHTAPNTPPNKVPPTPPTQNLPTTNVWSGVYNLQNQTYSNKGVYYIDPNLSGQSGQSGNTLSTYTANLFGRSFSVNTQNGTLIIGNNTESVNDNGLIWIGHGGFGYITGTFNAANIYLTNNFKTGEGVSNSDGGGANITFKASDNITMDGLNYNDAETVTKMIQTGASQHSYAAFDATNNISVTNSNFSDMTWGKFSFSAKNISFSNASFSGFTNPGGSSVISANASNSLSFINSRLNGGAVYNLWANSLIFNNTQAVFNVLYSRGTSNFNATTQLLGNTSFTLSSQSLLNFNDDTTLQNNANITLGNKSQAAFKNSLTLDNDSNLSLDNQSVLNANGSSAFNNQASLNIYNGSQATFNSLFFNGGIISLNANSKLNASSASFSNNTTINLDDSVLSASNTSSLNANINFQGASQADFGGNTTIDTASFNFDSTSSLSFNNLTANGALNFNGYAPSLTKALMSVSGQFVLGDNGDINLSDINIFDNITKSVTYNILNAQKGITGISGANGYEKILFYGMKIQNAAYSDSNNIQTWSFINPLNSSQIIQESIKNGDLTIEVLNNPNSTSNTIFNIAPELYNYQTSKQNPTGYSYDYSDNQAGTYYLTSNIKGLFTPKGSQTPQAPGTYSPFNQPLNSLNIYNKGFSSGNLKTLLGILSQNSATLKEMIESNQLDNVTNINEVLQLLDKIKITQTQKQALLETINHLTDNINQTFNNGNLVIGATQDNITNSTSSIWFGGNGYSSPCALDSATCSSFRNTYLGQLLGSTSPYLGYINADFKAKSIYITGTVGSANAFESGGSADVTFQSANNLVLNNANIEAQATDNIFNLLGQEGIDKIFNQGNLANVLSQVAMEKIKQAGGLGNFVENALSPLSKELPASLQNETLGQLIGQNNLDDLLNNSGVMNAIQNIISKKLNIFGNFVTPSIIENYLAKQSLKSMLDDKGLLNFIGGYIDASELSSILSVVLKDITNPPTSLQKDISVVANDLLNEFLGQDVVKKLESQGLVSNIINNIISQGGLSGVYNQGLGSVLPPSLQNALKENDLGALLSPRGLHDFWQKGYFNFLSNGYVFVNNSSFSNATGGSLNFVANKSIIFNGDNTIDFSKYQGALIFASNGVSNINITTLNATNGLSLNAGLNNVSVQKGEICINLANCPTTKNSSSTNSSVTPTNESLSVHANNFTFLGAITSNGAIDLSQVKNNSVIGTLNLNENATLQANNLTITNAFNNASNSTANINGNFTLNQQATLSTNASGLNVMGNFNSYGGLVFNISHSASHAIINAQGAATIMANNNNPLIQFNTSSKEVGTYTLIDSAKAIYYGYNDQITGGSSLDNYLKLYALIDINGKHMVMAGNGLTYNGQAVSIKDGGLVVGFKDSQNQYIYTSILYNKVKIAVSNDPINNLQAPTLKQYIAQIQGVQSVDSIEQAGGSQAINWLNKIFETKGSPLFAPYYLESHSTKDLTTIAGDIANTLEVIANPDFKNDATNILQINTYTQQMSRLAKLSDTSTFARSDFLERLEALKNKRFADAIPNAMDVILKYSQRNRVKNNVWATGVGGASFINGGTGTLYGINVGYDRFIKGVIVGGYAAYGYSGFHGNITQSGSSNVNIGVYSRAFIKRSELTMSLNETWGYNKTFINSYDPLLSIINQSYKYDTWTTDAKINYGYDFMFKDKSVIFKPQIGLAYYYIGLSGLRGIMDDPIYNQFRANADPNKKSVLTINFALESRHYFNKNSYYFVIADVGRDLFINSMGDKMVRFIGNNTLSYRDGGRYNTFASIITGGEIRLFKTFYVNAGIGARFGLDYKDINITGNIGMRYAF, encoded by the coding sequence ATGGCGTTTAAAAAGGCTGGATTGATTTCTAAGTTTATTTCAAAGGGATCTTTTAAATTAAATAAGATCTCAAAGAAAATTTTCAAATTGAATCTAATCTTGAAGCGTGAAAAGCCCTTAAAATGCCATAAAAAAACAAAATCCATTAAAAAGCCCTTTAATCAAAACAAATCTTTTTTAAAAGCTTCGGTTTTATTGATAGGAGCGTTGGGGGGATTATCTCACCTAAGGGCTAGCGAGTGCCGTTATTGGTCATGGTCGTCTTGGGGTTATCATGACAATATTGAAAGCGGTTCTAATTCCCCCACGCACAACTCTTATTGTCTTTTTAGCAGCGCTCAAGGCTCTGGGACTTACTATTTAAACACCCTTACCACTTATAGCACTGGTGAGGCTAGTTTCACGCAAAAATTCAATAATGGTACGCTTGATGTGGGAGGGAATATCCGTTTTGGAGGCACGGGTGTCAATGGAGGTGATGTAGGCTATATCACGGGCACTTATGACGCTCAAACGATTAATTTTAATTCTAGCCGTATCACAACCGGCAACTCATTTTCTACTGGCGGTGGGGCCACTCTCAATTTTAATGCAACTAACCATATCACTATCAATCAAGCCAGCTTTGATAATAGCGATGCAGGAACACAGCACTCTTACATGAATTTCAGTGGTTCTAACATCAATGTGAGCTCTTCTAGCTTTACAGACGACACCAATGGGGGCTTTAGTTTCAGCGGGAATGGGACTAACAGCAATCTCTCTTTTGACAAAACGAACTTCAATCAAGGCACTTACAAATTCACTAACAGCGCTAACTTAAACTTCAACAGCAGCACTTTCAATCAAGGGACTTACAACTTTAATAGCGCTCAATCCACTTTTAATAACGACACTTTCAATCAAGGGACTTATAACTTTAATGCAAGCAAGGTGAGTTTTTCAGGCGCTAACACTTTAAATTCAAGTTCGCCTTTTGCTAGCCTTAAAGGCAGTGTGTCCTTTGGTTCTGGTGCGATCTTTAACCTCAATCAAACCCTTAATAGCAATCAAACCTATGACATTCTCACGACAAACGGGACCATCCAGTATGGGGTTTATCAAAGCTATTTGTGGGATTTGATCAACTATAAGGGCGATAAAGCCATTAGCCATGTTGAAGTGGGTAGTAACACTTATGATGTAACCTTTGACATTAACGGGCAAGATGAAACCTTACAAGAAACCTTTAACAATCAATCCATTATTACCCAATTTTTAGGAGACGATTTACAACAACAAGCCCAACAAACCTATCAAGAGGATCTAACCAATTCCCAGAGCACTTTAAATAACGCTGCTAGTGATAGTAAGATCGCAAATAGCGATACAGACTACACCACCAATAAAAACGCTACTATCGCTACAGACGCTCAGAATTTAGAAAACACCAACCAACAAATCGCTAAAGATCAACAAGTCTTAGAACAAGATTTAGACAAGCTCAACCAATTAGCCAACTCTAAAACAGGCTTTAATGAACAAGCCTTTAATACTGCACAAAAACAAGAACAACAAGATTTAAAAACCTTACAGAACGATGAAAACGCTTTTAATACGGAACAAGAGGGATTGGAACAAGCGATAGCTAACGCTAAGCCTACAAGCCCAACACCCACTCCTACAAAGCACACAGCGCCAAACACTCCCCCTAATAAAGTTCCTCCCACACCCCCTACTCAAAATTTACCCACAACGAATGTGTGGAGTGGGGTTTATAACCTTCAAAATCAAACTTACTCAAACAAAGGGGTTTATTATATTGATCCCAATCTTTCAGGACAGAGCGGTCAAAGCGGCAACACGCTTAGCACTTATACAGCCAATTTGTTTGGAAGGAGTTTTAGCGTTAACACCCAAAATGGCACTTTGATCATAGGGAATAATACAGAGAGCGTGAATGATAATGGGTTGATTTGGATAGGGCATGGAGGCTTTGGCTATATCACGGGAACTTTTAATGCGGCTAACATCTATTTGACCAATAATTTTAAAACCGGTGAAGGCGTTTCAAATTCAGATGGTGGGGGAGCGAACATTACCTTTAAAGCAAGCGATAATATCACTATGGATGGCTTGAATTATAATGACGCTGAAACCGTTACTAAAATGATTCAAACAGGGGCTAGCCAGCATTCCTATGCCGCTTTTGACGCTACCAATAATATCAGCGTAACCAATTCCAATTTTAGCGATATGACTTGGGGGAAATTCAGTTTTAGCGCTAAGAACATTTCGTTTTCTAACGCTTCGTTCAGCGGCTTTACAAACCCTGGAGGATCAAGCGTGATCAGCGCTAACGCTTCTAATTCTTTAAGCTTTATCAATTCTCGTTTGAATGGTGGGGCGGTTTATAATTTGTGGGCTAATAGCCTTATTTTCAATAACACGCAAGCGGTTTTTAATGTTTTGTATTCTAGGGGGACAAGCAATTTTAACGCTACAACACAGCTTTTAGGCAACACGAGTTTCACGCTTAGCTCTCAAAGTTTGTTGAATTTTAATGACGATACAACCTTACAAAACAACGCTAATATCACGCTTGGTAATAAAAGTCAAGCCGCTTTTAAAAATTCTTTAACGCTTGATAATGATTCTAATTTAAGTTTAGACAATCAAAGCGTTTTGAATGCGAATGGATCAAGTGCTTTTAACAATCAAGCGAGTCTCAATATTTATAACGGGAGTCAAGCGACCTTTAACAGCCTCTTTTTTAATGGCGGGATAATCAGTCTTAACGCTAACAGCAAGCTCAACGCTTCTAGCGCTAGTTTTTCAAACAACACCACTATCAATTTAGACGATAGCGTTTTATCGGCTAGCAACACAAGCTCTTTAAACGCTAATATCAATTTTCAAGGCGCAAGCCAGGCTGATTTTGGAGGCAACACGACTATTGATACAGCAAGCTTTAATTTTGACAGCACAAGCTCATTGAGTTTTAATAACCTTACGGCTAATGGGGCGTTAAATTTTAATGGCTATGCGCCCTCTTTGACTAAGGCTTTAATGAGCGTTAGCGGGCAGTTTGTTTTAGGGGATAATGGGGATATTAATTTATCTGACATCAATATTTTTGACAACATCACAAAATCTGTAACCTACAACATCCTAAACGCTCAAAAAGGGATTACTGGCATTAGTGGGGCTAATGGCTATGAAAAAATCCTTTTTTACGGCATGAAAATCCAAAACGCTGCCTATAGCGATAGTAATAACATTCAAACTTGGTCGTTTATAAACCCTCTCAATTCTTCTCAAATCATTCAAGAGAGCATTAAAAATGGGGATTTAACCATAGAAGTTTTAAATAACCCTAACTCAACTTCTAACACTATTTTTAATATCGCTCCTGAGCTTTATAATTACCAAACTTCTAAGCAAAATCCTACCGGTTATAGTTATGATTATAGCGATAACCAAGCAGGCACTTATTACTTGACAAGCAACATTAAAGGCCTTTTCACCCCTAAAGGCTCTCAAACTCCTCAAGCCCCAGGCACTTATAGCCCGTTTAACCAGCCTTTGAATAGTTTGAATATCTACAATAAGGGTTTTTCTAGTGGAAATTTAAAAACGCTTTTAGGGATCCTTTCTCAAAATTCCGCTACCTTAAAAGAAATGATTGAATCCAATCAATTAGACAATGTCACTAACATCAATGAAGTGTTGCAACTCTTAGACAAGATTAAAATCACCCAAACGCAAAAGCAAGCGCTCCTAGAAACGATCAACCATTTGACTGACAACATCAATCAAACCTTTAATAATGGGAATCTCGTTATAGGCGCTACTCAAGATAATATTACAAACTCTACCAGCTCTATATGGTTTGGGGGCAATGGCTATAGCAGTCCTTGCGCGCTAGATAGCGCCACTTGTTCTTCTTTTAGAAACACTTACTTGGGGCAATTATTAGGCTCAACTTCCCCCTATTTAGGCTACATCAACGCTGATTTTAAAGCTAAAAGCATTTATATCACTGGAACAGTGGGAAGCGCTAACGCCTTTGAAAGCGGAGGGAGCGCGGATGTAACCTTTCAAAGCGCTAATAACTTAGTGTTAAATAATGCTAACATAGAAGCTCAAGCTACAGACAATATCTTTAATCTTTTGGGTCAAGAAGGGATTGATAAAATCTTTAATCAAGGGAATTTAGCGAATGTTCTCAGTCAAGTGGCTATGGAAAAAATCAAGCAAGCCGGCGGTTTAGGAAACTTTGTAGAAAACGCTCTAAGCCCTTTGAGTAAGGAATTGCCCGCTAGCTTGCAAAATGAAACCTTAGGCCAACTTATAGGTCAAAATAACTTAGATGATTTATTGAATAATAGTGGAGTCATGAATGCAATCCAAAATATTATCAGTAAAAAACTAAACATTTTTGGCAATTTTGTTACCCCATCCATCATAGAAAACTACCTTGCTAAGCAGTCTTTAAAAAGCATGCTAGACGATAAAGGGCTTTTGAATTTTATCGGTGGGTATATAGACGCTTCTGAATTAAGCTCTATTTTAAGCGTGGTTTTAAAAGATATTACTAACCCCCCTACAAGCCTGCAAAAAGACATCAGTGTGGTGGCGAACGACTTGTTGAACGAGTTTTTAGGGCAAGATGTCGTTAAAAAGCTAGAAAGTCAAGGCTTAGTGAGTAATATTATTAATAATATCATTTCTCAAGGCGGGTTAAGCGGCGTTTATAATCAAGGTTTAGGGAGCGTGTTGCCACCCTCTTTACAAAACGCGCTCAAAGAAAACGATTTAGGTGCTCTTTTATCGCCTAGAGGCTTGCATGATTTTTGGCAAAAAGGGTATTTTAATTTTTTAAGCAATGGCTATGTTTTTGTCAATAACAGCTCTTTTAGCAACGCTACAGGGGGCAGTTTGAATTTTGTCGCCAACAAGTCTATTATTTTTAATGGCGATAATACGATTGACTTTAGCAAGTATCAAGGCGCATTGATTTTTGCTTCTAATGGTGTTTCTAATATCAATATCACCACCCTAAACGCTACGAATGGCTTAAGCCTTAATGCGGGTTTGAATAATGTGAGCGTTCAAAAAGGGGAAATTTGCATCAATTTAGCCAATTGCCCCACAACCAAAAACAGCTCTTCTACAAACTCCAGCGTAACCCCCACCAATGAATCTTTAAGCGTGCATGCTAATAACTTCACTTTCTTAGGAGCAATCACCTCTAATGGGGCTATTGATTTGTCTCAAGTAAAGAATAATAGCGTTATAGGCACGCTCAATCTCAATGAAAATGCGACCTTACAAGCCAATAATTTAACGATCACTAACGCTTTTAACAACGCCTCTAACTCTACAGCTAACATTAATGGTAATTTCACCTTAAACCAACAAGCGACTTTAAGCACTAACGCTAGTGGCTTGAATGTCATGGGGAATTTTAACAGCTATGGCGGTTTGGTGTTTAATATCAGCCATTCAGCTAGCCATGCCATTATCAACGCTCAAGGCGCAGCGACAATTATGGCTAATAACAATAACCCCTTAATCCAGTTCAACACTTCTTCAAAAGAAGTTGGCACTTACACGCTCATTGATAGCGCTAAAGCCATTTATTATGGGTATAACGACCAAATCACAGGAGGTAGCAGCCTAGATAATTACCTTAAGCTTTATGCGCTCATTGATATTAATGGCAAGCACATGGTGATGGCTGGCAACGGCTTAACCTATAACGGGCAAGCCGTGAGCATTAAAGATGGCGGTTTAGTTGTAGGCTTTAAGGACTCTCAAAATCAATATATTTACACTTCCATTCTTTATAATAAAGTGAAAATCGCTGTTTCTAATGATCCTATCAATAACTTACAAGCCCCCACTTTAAAACAATATATCGCTCAAATTCAGGGCGTTCAAAGCGTGGATAGCATTGAACAAGCTGGAGGCAGTCAAGCGATTAATTGGCTCAATAAAATCTTTGAAACTAAAGGAAGCCCTTTATTCGCTCCCTATTATTTAGAAAGCCATTCCACAAAAGATTTAACCACGATCGCTGGAGACATTGCCAACACTTTAGAAGTCATCGCTAACCCTGATTTTAAAAATGATGCCACTAATATTTTACAGATCAACACCTACACGCAGCAAATGAGCCGTTTGGCCAAGCTCTCTGACACTTCAACTTTCGCTCGTTCTGATTTCTTGGAACGCTTAGAAGCCCTTAAAAACAAGCGATTCGCTGATGCGATCCCTAACGCTATGGATGTGATTTTAAAATACTCTCAAAGAAACAGAGTCAAAAATAATGTGTGGGCGACAGGAGTTGGAGGGGCTAGTTTCATTAATGGAGGCACTGGAACTTTATATGGTATCAATGTAGGGTATGATAGGTTTATTAAGGGCGTGATTGTGGGGGGCTATGCCGCTTATGGGTATAGCGGGTTTCATGGAAATATCACTCAATCAGGCTCTAGCAATGTCAATATAGGCGTTTATAGCCGAGCGTTTATCAAAAGAAGCGAATTAACGATGAGCTTGAATGAGACTTGGGGATACAATAAGACTTTCATCAACTCTTATGACCCCCTACTCTCAATCATCAATCAGTCTTACAAATACGACACTTGGACGACTGACGCTAAAATCAATTACGGCTATGATTTCATGTTTAAAGATAAAAGCGTTATTTTTAAACCTCAAATAGGCTTAGCTTATTATTATATTGGTTTGTCTGGTTTAAGGGGTATTATGGATGATCCTATTTACAACCAGTTCAGAGCCAATGCTGACCCTAATAAAAAATCCGTTCTAACGATTAATTTTGCCCTAGAAAGTCGGCACTACTTCAATAAAAACTCTTATTATTTTGTGATTGCGGATGTGGGCAGAGACTTATTTATCAATTCTATGGGGGATAAAATGGTGCGTTTCATTGGTAATAACACCCTAAGCTATAGAGATGGTGGTCGATACAACACTTTTGCTAGCATTATCACAGGCGGGGAGATAAGGTTATTCAAAACCTTTTATGTGAATGCCGGCATAGGGGCTAGGTTTGGGCTTGATTATAAAGATATTAATATTACCGGAAATATTGGTATGCGCTATGCTTTTTAA